The genomic segment TTCACCGCCGCGCCTTTGCCTTGAGAAGCGTCCATCATTTCACCTGCTAAACGCTGACGCATAGACTTCTCACCGCGTTTGCGTGAATACTCCACCATCCAGCGCATAGCCAAAGCATTGCGACGAGAAGGACGAACTTCAACAGGGACTTGATAAGTAGCACCACCAACGCGGCGTGCTTTTACTTCCACCATAGGAGCAATGTTCTCCATGGCCAGCTCGAATACTTCAATCGGCTCTTTGCCGAGCTTTTCTCTGACGATATCTAAAGCGCCATAAACAATTCTTTCAGCGACAGATTTTTTGCCGCTTTCCATGACATGGTTGACGAATTTAGCGAGCAGGATATTTCCGAACTTTGGATCTGGCAGCACTTCACGCTTGGCCGCCACTCTTCTTCTTGGCATGATTTTCTTCCTCTGGTTTCAGGGTATCTGGGACGATTAAACGCGCCCAGCCTTACTGTTGTAATACGGTGCGTCGCGATTATTTAGGACGCTTTGCACCATACTTCGAACGACGCTGCTTACGGTCTTTAACGCCTGAAGTATCCAAGCTACCGCGAACAGTGTGGTAACGCACACCTGGCAAGTCTTTTACACGACCGCCACGAATCAATACGACGCTGTGCTCTTGCAAGTTGTGGCCTTCACCACCGATGTAAGACGACACTTCGTAGCCGTTGGTCAATCTGACACGGCACACTTTCCGCAGAGCCGAGTTAGGCTTCTTAGGCGTAGTGGTGTAAACACGCGTGCAGACGCCGCGACGCTGTGGGCACTGCTGTAAAGCAGGGACGTCACTCTTGGCAGCTTTACGCTGTCTTGGCTGGCGCACCAACTGATTAATTGTTGCCATCGAAAAAACACTCCGCGATGCGATCTAAAAAACAAACGATACCTAAATAGCACGGTGCAACGAGACACCTAGCCGATGAAGGCTAAAAAGAGGCGGGCATGATATAGAAGCCCCCCAACAGCGTCAACAATCCTTTTACTGTTAACGGAACCCGCCCGGCAGCTTCAAACCACCACCCAAAGGGCCGCCTGCGCCACCGCCCAATCCTGCAGGCATCTGCCCAGAAATACCGCGCATCATATTGGCTAAGCCTTTGCCGCCTTTCAGCTTTTTCATCATTTTAGCCATCTGCTTGTGCTGCTTGAGCAAACGGTTCAAATCCTGCAACTCCGTGCCAGAGCCCTGCGTAATACGGCGCTTGCGCGAACCATTCAACATATCAGGATTGCGACGCTCAGCGGGTGTCATGGAATTAATCACCGCCTCCATGCGCTTGAATTGCTTCGTGGTTTCATCTTGCTGCGCGATTTGCGCCATCTGACCCATGCCGGGCAGCTTATCCAGCAAGCCCGCCATACCACCCATATTTTGCATTTGTTGCAATTGATCACGCAGATCTTCCAAATCAAACCGTTGACCTTTTTGTACTTTGAGCGCCAGTTTTTCTGCTTTTTTGTGGTCAATTTTTTGCTGCGCTTCCTCAATTAAGGAAAGCACATCGCCCATACCGAGGATGCGCGAAGCAATACGATCAGGATAAAAAGGCTCTAACGCATCGGTTTTTTCACCAACACCGATGAACTTCACAGGCTTACCTGTCACTTGCCTAACAGAAAGCGCCGCGCCGCCACGCGCATCGCCATCCATTTTGGTCAACACCACGCCGGTCAATGGCAGCGCAGCATTAAATGCACTCGCTGTATTTACAGCATCCTGACCAATCATTGCGTCAATCACGAACAGCGTTTCAACGGGATTCAACGCAGCGTGCAATGCTTTGATTTCATCCATCAAAGCATCGTCAACATGCAAACGACCTGCGGTATCGACGATCAACACATCCGCCAATTGTCGTTTTGCCGCCTCCACAGCTGCCTCTTGCAATTCCCAGTGGTTTTTGTGTTTCGCCCTCAAAGAAGCGCACACCCACTTCACTGGCCAGTGTTTCTAATTGTTTGATTGCCGCAGGTCGATAAACATCGACACTCACTACCATGACATTTTTTTCTGTCGACTTTTAGTGCTTCGCCAGCTTGGCAACGCTGGTGGTTTTACCAGCACCCTGCAAACCTGCCATCAAAATAATAGCGGGGGTTTTACGGCGAGGTTGAGCTCTTCATTGGCAGAACCCATCACCGCAATTAATTCATCTTGTACGATTTTGACGAACTGCTGCCCCGGGCTGAGGCTGCGACTGACCTCTTGCCCAATCGCGCGTTTTCTTACCGCCTCGACAAAATCTTTGGCAACGGTTAAAGCAACATCCGCTTCCAACAATGCTTTGCGCACTTCACGCAGCGCGTCTTGAATATTGTCATCGGTTAAACGCGATTTGCCACTGATGTTGCGCAGCGTGCCAGACAAACGATCGGTTAAATTTTCAAACATAAAAAATCTCTCGTACAAAATTCAAAAATAACTTATTGACCAACAGAAAACTCTGGGCAATCTTTCTTTTCGTAACGCCAGCGATGATGTGACCACATCCAGCACTCAGGTTGCTGACGAATATGCGCCTCAACGGCATCCATGTAACACTGCGATATTTGCCCATCCCCTTCATACGGCGGCTGAGCTAATGGCTTGATGTGACAGCGATATTTCCCACGCGACACTTTTTCTGTCGCCACATAATACAAAGGGTAATTGGTCATTTTAGCGATGCGCTCAGGCCCAATTACCACCGGCGTATCCACACCCATAAATGTGGTCCAGTATTTGTTATCGCGGCGACGCGGATTTTGATCACCCAAAATGCCAAAAGCACGCGTTTCTCGGCGCAATTTCAAAATGATTTTTGCCGCTTTATCAGCAGGAATCATGTGCGAACGAAAACGCGTTCTCATCGCCATAAAAAATTTATCCGCTGCAGGATTGTGTAATGGCCGATAAAGTGCATCTAAGGCATACGGTGATGCAGTTGCCACTGCCGCCAACATCCACTCCCAATTGCCTTGATGCGCCGACAGTAAAATCACTGACTGCTTTTTATCCATCACCGCCTTGACTTCATCGAGCCCAACAATCTCAAAGCGCCGCAACAACTCCTCTGGCTTCA from the Pseudomonadales bacterium genome contains:
- the rpsG gene encoding 30S ribosomal protein S7 produces the protein MPRRRVAAKREVLPDPKFGNILLAKFVNHVMESGKKSVAERIVYGALDIVREKLGKEPIEVFELAMENIAPMVEVKARRVGGATYQVPVEVRPSRRNALAMRWMVEYSRKRGEKSMRQRLAGEMMDASQGKGAAV
- the rpsL gene encoding 30S ribosomal protein S12; protein product: MATINQLVRQPRQRKAAKSDVPALQQCPQRRGVCTRVYTTTPKKPNSALRKVCRVRLTNGYEVSSYIGGEGHNLQEHSVVLIRGGRVKDLPGVRYHTVRGSLDTSGVKDRKQRRSKYGAKRPK
- a CDS encoding signal recognition particle receptor subunit alpha, translating into MFENLTDRLSGTLRNISGKSRLTDDNIQDALREVRKALLEADVALTVAKDFVEAVRKRAIGQEVSRSLSPGQQFVKIVQDELIAVMGSANEELNLAVKPPLLF
- a CDS encoding lysophospholipid acyltransferase family protein; translation: MLPVLFARCLAFLPACVLYFFSDILAVVLERFVRYRHKAIKKNLAKAFPEKSKIERKQIEHQFYRYLADVIVEIIMLSRMKPEELLRRFEIVGLDEVKAVMDKKQSVILLSAHQGNWEWMLAAVATASPYALDALYRPLHNPAADKFFMAMRTRFRSHMIPADKAAKIILKLRRETRAFGILGDQNPRRRDNKYWTTFMGVDTPVVIGPERIAKMTNYPLYYVATEKVSRGKYRCHIKPLAQPPYEGDGQISQCYMDAVEAHIRQQPECWMWSHHRWRYEKKDCPEFSVGQ